From one Branchiostoma floridae strain S238N-H82 chromosome 3, Bfl_VNyyK, whole genome shotgun sequence genomic stretch:
- the LOC118412644 gene encoding uncharacterized protein LOC118412644 has translation MYHCHDTYSFLSILYVSYQEITGSVLAEDDDNFQGLKVLSDARHCWRKNAYYSDVVFLGHITHRAIHHELVTKEDEPISQNHEIIGTERFYEWADAKGLSIHLHGHDRNGSVNKIVKDRQYTDNGNDTWHATKNLARSFVKVAKGKPVNRGVTWHPELSDKGAGIKTHYYWAMKTCDGDPDLLRFRLDNIVRHYQNDHRNCFAGNVRHPGARCKTDPNYEPTRTTIRDPVAAQLLTRWIQKSTIYEWPLDYVNVSKFLISHR, from the exons atgtatcattgcCATGATACATACTCATTTCTGTCAATTCTTTATGTATCTTATCAGGAAATAACTGGAAGTGTCCTTGCCGAAGACGATGACAACTTTCAGGGACTCAAAGTGCTGTCAGATGCCCGTCATTGCTGGCGGAAGAATGCCTACTACTCTGATGTTGTCTTTCTTGGCCACAT CACACACAGGGCGATTCACCATGAACTGGTGACCAAGGAAGATGAGCCGATATCGCAGAACCACGAGATTATTGGCACAGAGCGGTTCTATGAGTGGGCTGATGCCAAAG GGCTCAGCATCCATCTCCATGGCCATGACAGGAACGGCTCGGTTAATAAGATAGTGAAGGACCGCCAATATACAGACAACGGCAACGACACATGGCATG ctaccaAGAACTTGGCAAGATCCTTTGTCAAGGTTGCAAAGGGGAAGCCAGTCAATCGAGGAGTCACCTGGCATCCTGAGCTGTCTGACAAAG GTGCAGGTATAAAGACACACTACTACTGGGCCATGAAGACCTGCGATGGAGACCCAGACCTGCTGCGGTTCCGCCTGGACAATATTGTCCGACACTACCAG AATGACCACAGAAACTGCTTTGCGGGGAATGTCCGTCATCCGGGGGCCCGATGTAAGACAGACCCGAACTACGAGCCGACCCGAACTACCATCAGGGACCCGGTAGCAGCACAGCTGCTGACACGATGGATACAGAAATCAACGATATACGAATGGCCACTGGACTATGTAAACGTAAGTAAATTTTTAATTTCACATCGATAA